Proteins found in one Solitalea lacus genomic segment:
- a CDS encoding type I restriction endonuclease has translation MDFKDQVLQLGGRVEKLTPQIATEEATKNALIMPFIQLLGYDVFNPFEVNPEFVADLGIKKGEKVDYAIMKEGEPIILIECKHHLENLEPHNSQLFRYFHCTKAKFSILTNGIHFKFYTDLVEANKMDEKPFFEFNIAEIKETQIEELKKFHKSYFNIENIFNTASELKYMNQLKSLISVEFLNPSETLVRHFAKQVYPSIVTPKILDQFTQLTRKSITQHINDLITDRFKSAIKNEEKEMNGENTPSIIPPNEEGKIVTTEEELEAFFIVKSIVRSKIGSHRIVHRDAQSYFAILLDDNNRKPICRLYFNGKKKYITTFNEERKEIKSEIGSLDDIYNYSDLILKSIDVYSKN, from the coding sequence ATGGACTTTAAAGATCAAGTATTGCAGCTAGGTGGCCGCGTAGAAAAACTTACCCCTCAAATTGCTACTGAAGAAGCTACTAAAAACGCCCTAATCATGCCTTTTATTCAGTTACTCGGTTATGACGTATTCAATCCATTTGAAGTGAATCCTGAGTTTGTAGCAGATTTAGGAATAAAAAAAGGCGAAAAAGTTGATTATGCTATCATGAAAGAGGGTGAACCTATCATTCTAATCGAATGCAAACACCACCTTGAAAATCTTGAACCACACAACTCTCAATTATTCCGATACTTTCATTGCACCAAGGCAAAGTTCTCTATTCTAACCAATGGCATTCATTTTAAATTTTACACTGATTTGGTGGAGGCCAATAAAATGGACGAAAAACCATTCTTTGAATTTAATATTGCTGAAATCAAAGAAACACAAATCGAAGAATTAAAGAAGTTCCATAAGTCTTATTTCAATATTGAGAACATTTTCAATACTGCAAGTGAACTTAAATACATGAACCAATTAAAATCCTTGATTTCTGTAGAATTCCTTAACCCAAGCGAAACCCTGGTAAGGCATTTTGCAAAACAGGTTTATCCTAGCATCGTTACTCCAAAAATTCTTGATCAATTCACCCAGCTCACCCGGAAATCGATCACTCAACATATCAATGATTTAATAACAGACAGGTTTAAATCGGCAATAAAAAACGAAGAAAAAGAAATGAATGGTGAAAACACACCTTCGATTATTCCGCCAAATGAGGAAGGGAAAATTGTAACGACAGAAGAAGAATTGGAGGCATTTTTTATTGTAAAATCAATTGTAAGATCAAAGATTGGCAGTCATCGGATTGTTCACAGAGATGCACAGTCGTACTTTGCAATTCTTCTAGATGACAATAACAGAAAACCGATATGTAGATTGTATTTCAATGGAAAGAAAAAGTACATAACAACATTCAATGAAGAAAGAAAAGAAATTAAAAGTGAAATTGGTTCATTAGATGACATTTACAACTATTCGGACTTAATTTTAAAATCCATTGATGTTTATTCAAAAAATTAA
- a CDS encoding TlpA family protein disulfide reductase — protein sequence MKITRIFIALFCFGVLTTISASAQQKAGWITLKGQLEGFSNQVEVEDMSEFQYLLPPSSDRMIVPDANGNFSLKFKATAPNYYRLGRNALYLSPGDDLTVLIDKGDPRKASFEGKGAAANNYMKNTPFPKGGSFIEAGRQVKDSPAATIAAVEEKALQRTQQLASLTSVSAEFRRLENARIKADLINSLYVGESYSIGKLKLKNEEAKKFSEAYNKAILPKVKEYAKGFTDASLMKLVVYRDIAEEIVKEGGKPYDVQVIKDWYLASEMVGKMQKLGNKQQLASFKTKLSEITTPAYKNAADKMLRQLMAFGKGDTAVDFTAIDLAGNKVNLSSLKGKVIYVDLWATWCGPCMQEMPHFENLKAQYKDNPAVVFVSLSIDDSEDLWKKSVENRNADGCQWLINRSKLQAYNIVGIPRTLLIDKDFKIVDMDAPMPSEKEVTKAIDELLK from the coding sequence ATGAAAATAACTAGAATATTTATCGCTTTATTTTGTTTTGGAGTACTAACCACCATTAGTGCATCAGCACAACAAAAGGCAGGTTGGATTACGTTGAAGGGTCAGTTGGAGGGCTTTAGCAATCAGGTAGAAGTTGAGGATATGTCGGAGTTTCAATACCTGTTGCCTCCCTCTTCAGACCGGATGATAGTGCCCGATGCAAATGGTAATTTTAGCCTAAAGTTTAAGGCAACTGCACCCAATTATTATAGGTTGGGCCGAAATGCACTTTATCTTTCTCCGGGCGATGATTTAACCGTTTTGATAGATAAGGGAGATCCCCGAAAAGCTTCTTTTGAAGGAAAGGGGGCTGCTGCAAATAATTACATGAAAAACACGCCCTTTCCTAAAGGAGGATCTTTTATAGAGGCAGGCAGGCAGGTTAAGGACAGCCCGGCTGCTACCATAGCCGCTGTTGAGGAAAAAGCCCTGCAGCGTACTCAACAATTGGCATCACTTACCAGTGTATCTGCCGAATTCAGGCGACTGGAAAATGCACGTATTAAGGCTGATTTGATCAATAGTCTGTATGTCGGAGAATCCTACAGTATCGGTAAACTGAAATTGAAGAATGAAGAGGCAAAAAAATTCTCTGAGGCTTATAATAAGGCGATTTTACCGAAGGTAAAGGAGTATGCCAAAGGGTTTACGGATGCCTCGCTTATGAAACTGGTGGTTTATCGTGATATTGCCGAAGAAATTGTAAAGGAGGGTGGGAAACCATATGATGTTCAGGTAATTAAAGATTGGTACCTGGCCAGTGAGATGGTTGGGAAAATGCAAAAACTAGGTAATAAGCAACAACTGGCATCCTTCAAAACCAAATTGTCGGAAATTACAACCCCTGCCTATAAAAATGCCGCCGATAAAATGCTGCGGCAGCTCATGGCTTTTGGAAAGGGAGACACAGCTGTTGATTTTACAGCTATTGATTTGGCTGGAAATAAAGTGAATTTGAGCAGCTTGAAGGGAAAAGTGATTTATGTTGATTTATGGGCTACCTGGTGCGGTCCCTGTATGCAGGAAATGCCTCATTTTGAAAACCTAAAAGCACAATATAAAGATAACCCAGCTGTGGTTTTCGTTTCTTTATCAATTGATGATAGCGAAGACCTGTGGAAGAAAAGTGTGGAAAACCGGAATGCAGATGGCTGTCAATGGCTCATTAACAGGTCTAAATTGCAGGCTTATAATATTGTAGGCATCCCACGTACTTTATTAATTGATAAGGATTTTAAGATTGTTGATATGGACGCACCAATGCCTTCAGAAAAAGAAGTTACAAAAGCTATTGATGAGCTGCTGAAATAA